The DNA segment CTGGCGGCCGCCGAGGGGATGACGATTCCGACGCTGCTCTCGTTCCGGTTCGTGCTCGCGTCGGTGGTCGTGTGGCTGGCGCTGGGCGTCCGCGGCGAACTCCGACCGCTGGGCGGCCGGGACCTCGCCGCCGGACTCGCGCTCGGGGCGCTCGGCTACGCGGTGATGAGCGGCCTCTACTTCTGGGGGCTGACGTTCATGACCGCGGGGCTGGTGGGCGTAATCCTCTACACCTATCCGGTGTTCGTGGTGGCGCTGGCGGCGGCGCGACTCGGTGAGCGCGTGACCCGGCGGACGGCGCTGGCGCTCCTGGCGGCGCTCTCCGGTGTCGCGCTGGTGACGGGCGCCGACCCCGCCGGTGCCGACCCCGTCGGCGTCGCCGTCGTCCTCGGCGCGGCGGCGGTGTACGCGGGTTACATCACCGCGAGTCGCGCGACGCTCTCGTCGGTGGACGCGTCGGCGTTGACCGCCCACGTCCTTCCGGCGGCGGCGGTCGCCTACGTCGCCTACGGGGCCGCGTCGGGACGGTTGGCCGTCCCGGCGACCGGCCGCGAGTGGGCCATCGTCGTCGCCATCGCCGTGGTCGCGACGGCGCTGCCCATCCTGGCGTTCTTCGCGGGGATACGCCGAATCGGCGCGAGTCGGGCGAGCATCGTCAGCACCGTCGAACCGGTCGTGACGCTGGCGCTCGGCGCGGCCGTCCTCGAAGAACCGATAACCGCGGCGACGGTGGCGGGCGCGGCGCTGGTGCTCGTCGGGGTGACGCTCGTCCAGACCGACCCCGGATAGCCGTCCCGACGACCCGGACATCTTGGCTTACGAGCGTGGAATGTCGGTGAACCGCTTCCCTGCGGGATACCTCCGGCGCGATTTGGTGCCGTTCTCCTACTTCAACGTTCGCGTCGGCGGAGGGCTACGCCGGCGCGACGCCTAGGATGGCTTCGAGGAGCGCAACGACGTCGACAGAGAACTGGAGGGCGGCGAGCGCGAGCACCGGGACCCAGACCGAACGCGTCCGCTCGTAGCCGAAGGCCCCGACCGCGAACGTGGCGACCCAGAGGAGGTCGCGGGTCCCGCCGACAGGGTCGGCGAGGTCGGCCAAGACGGCGGAAAGAGCGAGCAGTCCGACCGCGAAGACGGGGGCGTAGCGGACCCGGAGGACGCTCGTCAGCGACTCGTGAACTGCTCCTCGGTAGAGGTGTCCGACGCAGAAGCAGAACGCGGCACCCGCGAGGACGGTCGCCGCGAACCCGGGGACCGCGTTCGGTTCGAACCGCGTCACGCTCGACGTAATTGGGCGGCCGACCCAGTAGACCCCCGCGACGACGGTCGTCAGGACCGTGGCGTGGCTGGGGCCGGTCAGCGCGCGGAGGCGCTGCTGGACGACCCCGAAGAACAGCAGTCCGTATCCGACCGCCGCGAAGGCGGCGGGGACGAACGCCCGCACGACGACGAACGAGGGCCCGACCTGCGGGCTGTAATGGGTCTGCACGAGCGTGGCAAGCGAAGCGTCGAACGCGACGTTGGCAGTAACGGCGACGGCGCAGACGAGCAACACGGGCGCCGAGACGACCGCGGCCGCCGCCGGGAGGCGGTCTACCGCCGGCGGTCCGAGCGGCACCTCGATGTCCAGTATCCGGGCGAGCGCCGCCGCGCCGACCGCCAGTCCGAGGCCGTGGGTCAGAAAGAGCGAGAGGACGAACGTCGAGAGTGGGCCGTCGCCGACCAGGCCGTCCGCCGGCCGGAACGCGTACGTGACCACTAGCGCGGCCCACAGGTGTGCCGCGGTGAGCGCGAGGAACAGCGAAGAGAGCGCGATGGCCTCGGGGTGTCGGTTTCGGAACGAGAGGCCGCAGGTTCGGACGGGATTCATATCGACGACTCCGAAACGGGGTGTAAAAAAACATCCGGCGAGCCGTCGGGTTCCGGTGGTTCCGGAGGTTCGAGGGCCTCGGGTTTCGCTGTCGAGTAGTCGAGGGGGAATCGCCGGACTCAGATGTACTCCTCGCTCCGGAAGTACACGACCAGGATGACGGTCACGGCGGCCATCCCTATCATCACCGCGGGGTAGCCGAAGGTCCAGCCGAGTTCCGGCATGTTGAACGGTCCGCCGTCGAAGTTCATCCCGTAGACGCCAACGACGAAGGTGAGCGGGAGCACGACGGTCGCCACCACGGTCAGACGCTTCATCACCTCGTTGGTCGACAGCGACAGCGTGTTGAGGTAGATGTCGCGCGCGCCGCTGGCGAGGTCGCGATAGGTTTCGGTCAGGTCGACCAGTTGGACCAGGTGGTCGTAGACGTCCCGGTAGTACTTCTCGGTCGTCACCTGTATCTGGTCGGGGTCCCCGCGTGCGAGGTAGCCAACCGCCTCCCTGGAGGGCCACAGCAGTTTCCGAAACGACAGCAGGTCCCGCCGGACGTCGTTGATGGTTTCGAGCGTCTCGATGTCGGTGGCGGTCGTCACGTCCTCCTCGACGCGCTCTATCTGGTCCTCGATGTCGTCGAGCACCTCGAAGTAGCCGTCGACGATGCCGTCGATGACGCGGTAGGCCGCGAAGTCCGGACCGTGGCGGAGGACTCGACTCTCCTCGTGGGAGACCATCTCCCAGACGCGCTCGACCGCGGGAATTCGCTCCTGCGAGAGGGTGACGAGCCAGTCGTCGCCGACGAAGATGCCGACCGGTTCGCGGCGGATCTCCTCCTCGAACGTCGTCTCGCCCCGCCGGAGGGTGGCGGTCTTCAGCAGGACGAACGTGTGGCCGTCGAACTCCTCGGTCTTCGGCCGGACGCCGTTCTGGAGGTCCTCTATCGACAGCGGGTGGATGTCGAACGCCGCGGCGACGCGCTCGAACTCGACGGGCGTCGCCGCCGAGGCGCGAATCCACGTCGTTCCGGCGGCGTCGCGGGCGGTTTCGAGGTCGGTGTAGGTGGTCACTCCCTCCTCGGTGTACACCACCGCTTCGACGGTCACGGCTCGGCCCTCTCCGCCGACCCGATGGCGAGGAGCGTGATTCCCACCATGACACCGGTCACCGAGAACGCCCGACCGGGGTACGGCGCGAGGATACCGACGAGGTAGCCCACGAGTCCGGCGGCCGTCAGGGCGACCCCCGCGGCCAGCGCGCTGTTCATGTCACTCGCTCGTACCCGGACCGAGAAAAACGTTTATCGGTACCGCTACCGGTGGTTCGGCGCTACTGCTCGTGTTCGACGCCCTCGATGAGCGTGTCGACCTTCGACTGGTGACCGCTGAGCCGCTTCGGGTGGACGGCGATAGCGACCACGTAGTCGTCGCCGTGTTTGACCTTCGTGACGTGGACGTTCGCGTCGAACTCCAGTCCGCCGACGGTGGTCACGGTCGCCTCGAACTTCGTCACGGTCGTCGTCTTCCCGAGCATGGTCGCCTCACGCTCGCCGACCTTCCGGAGGTTCCCGACGCTCTTCAGTTGGGCCGTGAACTGCTCGGCGAGTTGGCGGTTGTCGTACTTCGAAAGCGGGTTGAACGACTGGCCGAGCACGTCGACCTGCGGGCTGGCGAACGTGACGAACGCCGCGACGCGCCGTTCGCCCACGCCCGGGACGCCCACGCTCCGGTGGTACTCCGAGAGCTTGTTCGTGACCTCCACGCGCTTGGACTGGCCGGCCACCGAGAAGTTCCGGGTGACGGTCAAATCGCGCGTGCGGTTGTGCTCGTAGCCCGTCTGTTCGAGCGCCGCGTCGTTCACCGTCGCGGCCGAGGCGCTGAACGAAACCGGCCCCGAGAGGAAGCCCACGCATCCGCTCGTCACCACGAGGAGCGCGAGGACGATGCCAGCAGCTACGTTGCGTGCCATGAGTGTCCGGGCGTTGACCGCCCCGCCTTATCAAACGCGCGGGTCGTCCCGGGCGCTCGCGTCGATTTCACCGGCGGCGTTTTGCCGTCGGGACGCGTCTGAGTCGCATGGCGTTCCGTATCCTCGTGCCGATGGACCGCTCGAAGATGGCCGAGAAGGCCCTCGAATACGCGCTCGAAACGCATCCCGACGCGGCGGTCACCGTCCTCCACGTCGTCGGCGTTCCGAGCGCGTTCATGGGGGAGGCGGCGAGTCTCGCCCTCGACGACGACATCGAAACGGCCGCCGAGGCGCACGCCGAAGACGTGTTCGACCGCGCCCGCGAAATCGCCGCCGACCGGGGTGTCGAAATCGCGACCGTCGTCGACGTGGGGAAGCCAGCGAAAGCTATCGTCTCGCGCGCGGCGGACTTCGACGCGGTGGTCATCGGCAGTCACGGGAGCGACTTGCTGGAGCGAATCCTCATCGGGAACGTCGCGGAGACGGTCGTCCGCAGGTCGCCGGTCCCCGTGACCGTGGTTCGATGACGTCTTTCGACCGATGACGCCACTCGACCGGCTCAGAACGACACCAGCCCGCCCCAGACGGCGAGTTTGAAGCAGACGAACGAGAGGACGGCGGCGACCGTCGGCGAGAGCATCCACGTCACGACGACGTGGCGAGTCGTCTCCTCGCTGAACAGGTCGTCGGGAGTCGGCTCCGCCGCCGTTCCGCCGTCGGTGGCCGGCGGCCGGTCCAGTCCGATTCCTTCCCGGAGTTCGACGTGGCGAGTCGCCCGGCCCCAGCCGAGGCCGATGACGCATGTGACGGCGGTGATGGCGAGGCTCGCCGGAATTCCCGCCTGGCTCAGGAGCGTAATGATGGTCGCCGCGATGAGTTCGACGACGAGCGCACCCTCCAGCGAGAGCGACGTGAGCTCGTTTCCCACCGTCTCCATCGTCCGCGGTCCGATGAGGAACGCACCGACGGCCATCGCCCCCGCGCCGAGGAGGACGCCGGGGGCCATCGGGAGGACGCCCGCGCCGACCAGCGGGGCGATGGCGTTGGCGACGTTGCTCGCGCCCGCCGAGAAGCCCATGTAGCAGGCGATGACGACGACCAGCGCCTTCCCGGCGGTCGAGCGCGACCCGCCCGAGAGGTCGAGGCGGTCCTCGATGCGGTGGTACCAGTAGCGGCCGACGACGGCCGACAGCCAGAACGCGACGATGGGCGAGACGAGCCACCACGTAACGACGACGCCGATAGTCTCCCAGTCGAGCACGCCGAACGCCGCGCCCATGCCGGCGACGGCGCCGACTGCGGTTTCGCTCGTGCTCACCGAAACCTCCCGGAGATTCCCGAGCAGGATGCCGAGGCCGGTGAACAGCAGGACGCCGATGGCCGCGGGGAGGGTGAAGTACGCCTGGGGGACGAAGCCGTGACCGAGCGTGTCGACGACGTGGCGGCCGAGCGTGATGCCGCCGAGCAGGACGGAGACGGACATGAGCGCGGCGGCGACACGCGTCGAGAGTACGCCGCTGCCGACCGACGGTCCGAAGGACTCGCCGATGGAGGAGCCGCCGGTGTTGATGCCGGCGAACACCGAGGTGAGGAGGCCGACCGCCAGCAGACCGCTGATCATCGGCTATTCACCTCGGTTCGGAGGGAGAATCGCTGCATCATACGCGTTCAGCTCCTCCGTCATCGGTAATAAAAATCAGTGGTACTGGATATCACTTGGTACTCCATTAGCGCTATGGAGTACAAACTTTGGTTTGGCATAAGTTATGAAAATATACGCCACGCTCGGCGAACGACGTGGCAAGTCGGCCAGATTGCCGGACGACGGAAAACGGAGTCGTCGAGGCGTCTCCTTAGAGGTTCGCGATGCCGACGAACGCGAAGAACGAACCGGCGACCACGAGGACCACGCCCACCGGGTCGACAAGCGCCGCGCCGACGCCGAGGAGGGTGAGTTGGATGCCGAACAGCGTGGCTTTCAGTTGCTGGCGGGGGAACTCGGACATGGTATCGGTCCGGGATTCCCTCCCGAACTGACATGAACGTTCGTATCTCCCGGCGCCGTGATCGAGAAAAAAGAGGAGACGATGGCGATTCGGACGGTCGAAGCGGGCGCGGCGTCGACTACTCGACCCGGAACGTCGGCCCCTCGTCGGTGTCCTGGACCTCGACGCCGCGGGCTTCGAGTTCGTCGCGGAGTTCGTCGGCCTGCTCGTAGTTGCCGGCTTCTCGCTCCTGTTCGCGCAGTTCCAGCACCAGTTCGACCACGTCCTCGACGAGTCGGACGTCGCCCTCGGGTTCGCCCGCGAGGGTGAATCCGAGGACGTCCTCGCCGTACTCCTCGAAGGTTTCGACCGCGTCGCACAGCGCCCGGTAGTCGTACTCCTCGCGCTCGTCGAGGTGCTTGTTGACCGCGCTCACGAGTTCGAGCAGTTCCGCGATGGCCTCGCGGGTGTTGAAGTCGTCGTCCATCGCCGCGGGGAACCCCTCGCGGGCGTCGGCGACCGCGGCGCGAAGGTCGTCGCCGACGACCTTCGTGCGGGCGGCCTCGCTGTCGGCCGCTTCGACCGCGCGCTCGTAGCCCCGCTCCAGGCGCTCCCAGCGCTCGACGGCCTCCTCCAGGGCCTCCTCGCTGTAGGTCTGGCGGTTGTTGTAGGCGGTCGACAGCAGGAACATCCGGACGGCGTCGCCCCCGAACTCCGAGACGGCGTTGCGGACCGTGAAGTAGTTCTGGAGGCTGGAGGACATCTTCTCGCCGCCGGTTTCCAGCAGGCGGACGTGAAGCCAGTAGTCGACGAACTGCTCGCCGGTCGCGGCCTCGCTCTGGGCGATCTCGTTCTCGTGGTGGGGGAACACGAGGTCCTGGCCGCCGACGTGGATGTCGAGCGTCTCGCCGAGGTGGGTCATGCTCATCGCCGAGCACTCGATGTGCCAGCCGGGACGGCCCTCGCCCCAGGGGGACTCCCAGGTTT comes from the Halorussus vallis genome and includes:
- a CDS encoding DMT family transporter, whose product is MDDWVGTALVVASAVGFGTLGIFGKLAAAEGMTIPTLLSFRFVLASVVVWLALGVRGELRPLGGRDLAAGLALGALGYAVMSGLYFWGLTFMTAGLVGVILYTYPVFVVALAAARLGERVTRRTALALLAALSGVALVTGADPAGADPVGVAVVLGAAAVYAGYITASRATLSSVDASALTAHVLPAAAVAYVAYGAASGRLAVPATGREWAIVVAIAVVATALPILAFFAGIRRIGASRASIVSTVEPVVTLALGAAVLEEPITAATVAGAALVLVGVTLVQTDPG
- the corA gene encoding magnesium/cobalt transporter CorA → MTVEAVVYTEEGVTTYTDLETARDAAGTTWIRASAATPVEFERVAAAFDIHPLSIEDLQNGVRPKTEEFDGHTFVLLKTATLRRGETTFEEEIRREPVGIFVGDDWLVTLSQERIPAVERVWEMVSHEESRVLRHGPDFAAYRVIDGIVDGYFEVLDDIEDQIERVEEDVTTATDIETLETINDVRRDLLSFRKLLWPSREAVGYLARGDPDQIQVTTEKYYRDVYDHLVQLVDLTETYRDLASGARDIYLNTLSLSTNEVMKRLTVVATVVLPLTFVVGVYGMNFDGGPFNMPELGWTFGYPAVMIGMAAVTVILVVYFRSEEYI
- a CDS encoding DUF6517 family protein, producing the protein MARNVAAGIVLALLVVTSGCVGFLSGPVSFSASAATVNDAALEQTGYEHNRTRDLTVTRNFSVAGQSKRVEVTNKLSEYHRSVGVPGVGERRVAAFVTFASPQVDVLGQSFNPLSKYDNRQLAEQFTAQLKSVGNLRKVGEREATMLGKTTTVTKFEATVTTVGGLEFDANVHVTKVKHGDDYVVAIAVHPKRLSGHQSKVDTLIEGVEHEQ
- a CDS encoding universal stress protein; this encodes MAFRILVPMDRSKMAEKALEYALETHPDAAVTVLHVVGVPSAFMGEAASLALDDDIETAAEAHAEDVFDRAREIAADRGVEIATVVDVGKPAKAIVSRAADFDAVVIGSHGSDLLERILIGNVAETVVRRSPVPVTVVR
- a CDS encoding inorganic phosphate transporter — translated: MISGLLAVGLLTSVFAGINTGGSSIGESFGPSVGSGVLSTRVAAALMSVSVLLGGITLGRHVVDTLGHGFVPQAYFTLPAAIGVLLFTGLGILLGNLREVSVSTSETAVGAVAGMGAAFGVLDWETIGVVVTWWLVSPIVAFWLSAVVGRYWYHRIEDRLDLSGGSRSTAGKALVVVIACYMGFSAGASNVANAIAPLVGAGVLPMAPGVLLGAGAMAVGAFLIGPRTMETVGNELTSLSLEGALVVELIAATIITLLSQAGIPASLAITAVTCVIGLGWGRATRHVELREGIGLDRPPATDGGTAAEPTPDDLFSEETTRHVVVTWMLSPTVAAVLSFVCFKLAVWGGLVSF
- the cysS gene encoding cysteine--tRNA ligase, which translates into the protein MTLQVTNTLTGERETFEPQDSDSVLLYYCGLTVSDYAHLGHARSWVHVDAMHRWLEHSGYDVRHVENFTDVNEKIVARIGEDDLGDSEREVARTFVSETLEDMRSLNLLRAEVYPRVSEHVPEIIDLVETLVEKGYAYESNGSVYFDVTTFEEYGKLSNQDVEEMEAQGEEDERAEKRHPADFALWKAGEAHPDDGESGGETWESPWGEGRPGWHIECSAMSMTHLGETLDIHVGGQDLVFPHHENEIAQSEAATGEQFVDYWLHVRLLETGGEKMSSSLQNYFTVRNAVSEFGGDAVRMFLLSTAYNNRQTYSEEALEEAVERWERLERGYERAVEAADSEAARTKVVGDDLRAAVADAREGFPAAMDDDFNTREAIAELLELVSAVNKHLDEREEYDYRALCDAVETFEEYGEDVLGFTLAGEPEGDVRLVEDVVELVLELREQEREAGNYEQADELRDELEARGVEVQDTDEGPTFRVE